The following are encoded together in the Hoplias malabaricus isolate fHopMal1 chromosome 3, fHopMal1.hap1, whole genome shotgun sequence genome:
- the LOC136690758 gene encoding uromodulin-like, with product MSPLLQLSLVALLFVVGVTRTYGKGQGSDSRKVDSGSSEEKICEDLKCTLGEICQKKDGQVGCACALPALRKNPDTFDAIQRCESLSGSLSLSRCQLFEAGYPAYTLHLNDLKCKGDISSGRVVFNFNVEKEDCGTELKTNKTHFIYENAVQKSNSLDSHEVISRKSWLNIDFSCVYPLIKTISMPMSIVAIENVVNKVLPGLEAIYTVQMYPCVDPSCSSPYSGELTIEENKPVYVGVTVEGVDKDVFSAVLDRCWATPDSNKNNSVYWDLIDNGCPNPHDATVQVYNNGALTFNRFSFNMFTFTYKSKRVFLHCEVKLCLRKNGRCVQRCDNSSEEKDDNDSKRHRRSMDFHDTAAISMGF from the exons ATGAGTCCTCTGCTTCAGCTCAGTTTGGTCGCTCTACTCTTTGTGG TTGGAGTCACCAGGACCTATGGAAAAG GACAGGGGTCAGATTCTAGAAAAG TTGATTCAGGATCATCTGAAGAAA AAATATGTGAGGATCTGAAATGCactttgggtgaaatatgtcaaAAGAAAGATGGACAAGTCGGCTGTGCCTGTGCTTTGCCTGCATTAAGGAAGAACCCTGACACGTTCG ATGCCATACAGCGCTGTGAAAGCCTTTCTGGATCTCTGTCACTGTCCCGCTGTCAGCTCTTTGAAGCTGGATATCCTGCATATACCCTCCACCTGAATGATCTTAAGTGCAAAGGAGACATCTCAAGTGGCAGAGTGGTATTCAATTTTAATGTTGAAAAAGAAGACTGTGGCACAGAGCTGAAG ACTAACAAGACCCACTTCATCTACGAGAACGCTGTGCAGAAATCCAATAGCCTTGACTCACATGAAGTGATCAGTCGTAAAAGCTGGCTGAACATTGACTTCTCCTGCGTGTATCCACTCATTAAGACCATCTCCATGCCCATGTCCATTGTGGCAATAGAAAA TGTGGTCAACAAGGTCCTGCCTGGTCTAGAGGCTATATATACGGTCCAGATGTACCCCTGTGTTGATCCTTCATGCAGCAGCCCATACAGCGGTGAGCTGACGATTGAAGAAAATAAGCCAGTCTATGTGGGAGTGACTGTGGAAGGAGTCGACAAGGATGTGTTCTCTGCTGTGCTGGACAGATGCTGGGCCACTCCAGAcagtaacaaaaacaacagtgtgTACTGGGACCTGATTGATAACGG ATGTCCCAACCCTCATGATGCCACTGTGCAAGTGTATAATAACGGAGCCTTAACATTCAACCGATTCTCCTTCAACATGTTCACCTTCACGTACAAGTCAAAAAGAGTTTTCCTGCACTGTGAAGTTAAACTGTGCCTACGGAAGAATGGACGCTGCGTTCAG CGGTGCGACAATAGTAGTGAGGAAAAGGATGACAATGATTCAAAAAGACACCGCCGATCTATGGATTTCCACGACACAGCTGCCATCAGCATGGGCTTCTGA